In a single window of the Prionailurus viverrinus isolate Anna chromosome D3, UM_Priviv_1.0, whole genome shotgun sequence genome:
- the MRO gene encoding protein maestro isoform X1: MDQTQRRILGQPLPIPTTQPKKKRTSMVSFFSKISWTVSLQKQEPPKNVFFILAERAQDPNAKKRHMAMRGLGAMASETPDKVKKYKKIVLDLLVHGLYDPVSADVIHESMKTLTIILSKIQGKSLGSFFIDITLQARTLLDDENDNLRYSAFVLFGQLADFAGRKWKKFFTSQVKQTQDSLLTHLQDRNPQVAKACKTTFRACSPYLKERKDYSFQSEADQRNPKLCRQLLPRKKSDYQKQRRMSETTILEGKPS, translated from the exons ATGGACCAAACACAAAGAAGAATCCTGGGCCAGCCCCTGCCGATCCCCACCACCCAGCCTAAGAAGAAAAGGACGTCAATGGTGTCTTTCTTTTCCAAG ATCTCTTGGACAGTGAGTCTCCAGAAGCAGGAGCCTCCGAAGAACGTGTTTTTCATCTTGGCAGAAAGAGCCCAGGACCCCAATGCTAAAAAGCGTCACATGGCAATGAGAGGCCTGGGAGCAATGGCCTCTGAGACCCCTGACAAG GTgaaaaagtataagaaaattGTCCTAGACCTGCTGGTGCATGGCCTGTATGACCCTGTGAGTGCTGACGTCATCCACGAGAGCATGAAGACTCTGACCATCATCCTGAGCAAGATCCAGGGGAAAAGTCTGGGCTCCTTCTTCATAGACATCACTCTCCAGGCCAGGACTTTACTAGATGAC GAGAATGACAACCTGAGATATTCAGCCTTTGTCCTGTTTGGGCAATTGGCGGACTTTGCTGGGcggaaatggaagaaatttttcACCAGTCAGGTTAAGCAGACTCAAGATTCCCTCCTGACACATTTACAGGACAGAAATCCCCAGGTGGCCAAG GCTTGCAAAACAACATTTCGAGCCTGTTCTCCatatctgaaagaaagaaaggactacAGCTTCCAGAGTGAAGCAGATCAAAGGAACCCTAAACTCTGCCGGCAGCTG CTGCCACGTAAGAAGTCAGATTaccagaaacaaagaagaatgTCTGAGACCACCATTTTGGAAGGAAAACCAAGCTAA
- the MRO gene encoding protein maestro isoform X4, producing MDQTQRRILGQPLPIPTTQPKKKRTSMVSFFSKISWTVSLQKQEPPKNVFFILAERAQDPNAKKRHMAMRGLGAMASETPDKVKKYKKIVLDLLVHGLYDPVSADVIHESMKTLTIILSKIQGKSLGSFFIDITLQARTLLDDENDNLRYSAFVLFGQLADFAGRKWKKFFTSQVKQTQDSLLTHLQDRNPQVAKACKTTFRACSPYLKERKDYSFQSEADQRNPKLCRQLPAAT from the exons ATGGACCAAACACAAAGAAGAATCCTGGGCCAGCCCCTGCCGATCCCCACCACCCAGCCTAAGAAGAAAAGGACGTCAATGGTGTCTTTCTTTTCCAAG ATCTCTTGGACAGTGAGTCTCCAGAAGCAGGAGCCTCCGAAGAACGTGTTTTTCATCTTGGCAGAAAGAGCCCAGGACCCCAATGCTAAAAAGCGTCACATGGCAATGAGAGGCCTGGGAGCAATGGCCTCTGAGACCCCTGACAAG GTgaaaaagtataagaaaattGTCCTAGACCTGCTGGTGCATGGCCTGTATGACCCTGTGAGTGCTGACGTCATCCACGAGAGCATGAAGACTCTGACCATCATCCTGAGCAAGATCCAGGGGAAAAGTCTGGGCTCCTTCTTCATAGACATCACTCTCCAGGCCAGGACTTTACTAGATGAC GAGAATGACAACCTGAGATATTCAGCCTTTGTCCTGTTTGGGCAATTGGCGGACTTTGCTGGGcggaaatggaagaaatttttcACCAGTCAGGTTAAGCAGACTCAAGATTCCCTCCTGACACATTTACAGGACAGAAATCCCCAGGTGGCCAAG GCTTGCAAAACAACATTTCGAGCCTGTTCTCCatatctgaaagaaagaaaggactacAGCTTCCAGAGTGAAGCAGATCAAAGGAACCCTAAACTCTGCCGGCAGCTG CCAGCTGCCACGTAA
- the MRO gene encoding protein maestro isoform X3: protein MDQTQRRILGQPLPIPTTQPKKKRTSMVSFFSKISWTVSLQKQEPPKNVFFILAERAQDPNAKKRHMAMRGLGAMASETPDKVKKYKKIVLDLLVHGLYDPVSADVIHESMKTLTIILSKIQGKSLGSFFIDITLQARTLLDDENDNLRYSAFVLFGQLADFAGRKWKKFFTSQVKQTQDSLLTHLQDRNPQVAKACKTTFRACSPYLKERKDYSFQSEADQRNPKLCRQLVGKLRHGEIK from the exons ATGGACCAAACACAAAGAAGAATCCTGGGCCAGCCCCTGCCGATCCCCACCACCCAGCCTAAGAAGAAAAGGACGTCAATGGTGTCTTTCTTTTCCAAG ATCTCTTGGACAGTGAGTCTCCAGAAGCAGGAGCCTCCGAAGAACGTGTTTTTCATCTTGGCAGAAAGAGCCCAGGACCCCAATGCTAAAAAGCGTCACATGGCAATGAGAGGCCTGGGAGCAATGGCCTCTGAGACCCCTGACAAG GTgaaaaagtataagaaaattGTCCTAGACCTGCTGGTGCATGGCCTGTATGACCCTGTGAGTGCTGACGTCATCCACGAGAGCATGAAGACTCTGACCATCATCCTGAGCAAGATCCAGGGGAAAAGTCTGGGCTCCTTCTTCATAGACATCACTCTCCAGGCCAGGACTTTACTAGATGAC GAGAATGACAACCTGAGATATTCAGCCTTTGTCCTGTTTGGGCAATTGGCGGACTTTGCTGGGcggaaatggaagaaatttttcACCAGTCAGGTTAAGCAGACTCAAGATTCCCTCCTGACACATTTACAGGACAGAAATCCCCAGGTGGCCAAG GCTTGCAAAACAACATTTCGAGCCTGTTCTCCatatctgaaagaaagaaaggactacAGCTTCCAGAGTGAAGCAGATCAAAGGAACCCTAAACTCTGCCGGCAGCTG gtgggAAAACTAAGGCACGGGGAaattaagtag
- the MRO gene encoding protein maestro isoform X2, whose product MDQTQRRILGQPLPIPTTQPKKKRTSMVSFFSKISWTVSLQKQEPPKNVFFILAERAQDPNAKKRHMAMRGLGAMASETPDKVKKYKKIVLDLLVHGLYDPVSADVIHESMKTLTIILSKIQGKSLGSFFIDITLQARTLLDDENDNLRYSAFVLFGQLADFAGRKWKKFFTSQVKQTQDSLLTHLQDRNPQVAKACKTTFRACSPYLKERKDYSFQSEADQRNPKLCRQLSCYHPELLQFLYANRIL is encoded by the exons ATGGACCAAACACAAAGAAGAATCCTGGGCCAGCCCCTGCCGATCCCCACCACCCAGCCTAAGAAGAAAAGGACGTCAATGGTGTCTTTCTTTTCCAAG ATCTCTTGGACAGTGAGTCTCCAGAAGCAGGAGCCTCCGAAGAACGTGTTTTTCATCTTGGCAGAAAGAGCCCAGGACCCCAATGCTAAAAAGCGTCACATGGCAATGAGAGGCCTGGGAGCAATGGCCTCTGAGACCCCTGACAAG GTgaaaaagtataagaaaattGTCCTAGACCTGCTGGTGCATGGCCTGTATGACCCTGTGAGTGCTGACGTCATCCACGAGAGCATGAAGACTCTGACCATCATCCTGAGCAAGATCCAGGGGAAAAGTCTGGGCTCCTTCTTCATAGACATCACTCTCCAGGCCAGGACTTTACTAGATGAC GAGAATGACAACCTGAGATATTCAGCCTTTGTCCTGTTTGGGCAATTGGCGGACTTTGCTGGGcggaaatggaagaaatttttcACCAGTCAGGTTAAGCAGACTCAAGATTCCCTCCTGACACATTTACAGGACAGAAATCCCCAGGTGGCCAAG GCTTGCAAAACAACATTTCGAGCCTGTTCTCCatatctgaaagaaagaaaggactacAGCTTCCAGAGTGAAGCAGATCAAAGGAACCCTAAACTCTGCCGGCAGCTG AGCTGCTATCATCCAGAGCTCCTGCAGTTCCTCTATGCAAATAGGATTCTGTAA